The proteins below are encoded in one region of Telopea speciosissima isolate NSW1024214 ecotype Mountain lineage chromosome 10, Tspe_v1, whole genome shotgun sequence:
- the LOC122643726 gene encoding transcriptional regulator TAC1-like, whose product MDSCQHKDSKSSSEESDGQNLANDDANTGRSHVCVFCKRGFTTAQALGGHMNVHRRDRAKIKQNEASLVSNVPDFSSISSYPPHSPIPEAKRSYYKNFPSSTSSPRFPNAYHADQQLHSQRQEHMSLVDEEDWHTDLSLQIGPTKIEKNKKKKREEDEVDLELRLGHDP is encoded by the coding sequence ATGGATTCATGCCAGCATAAAGATTCAAAGAGCTCAAGTGAAGAAAGTGATGGACAAAACCTAGCCAACGATGATGCGAATACCGGCCGGTCTCATGTATGTGTGTTCTGCAAAAGAGGCTTCACCACAGCCCAAGCATTGGGTGGGCACATGAACGTCCATAGGAGAGATAGAGCAAAGATCAAACAGAATGAAGCTTCATTGGTTTCAAATGTACCTGATTTTTCATCAATTTCAAGCTATCCACCACATTCTCCAATCCCAGAGGCAAAGAGAAGTTATTACAAGAATTTTCCTTCATCCACATCTAGCCCTAGATTTCCAAATGCATACCATGCAGATCAACAACTTCACAGTCAAAGGCAAGAGCACATGAGTTTGGTTGATGAGGAAGACTGGCACACAGATTTGAGCTTACAAATTGGTCCAACaaagatagaaaaaaataagaagaaaaagagggaagaagatgaagtagaTTTGGAACTTAGACTTGGCCAtgatccatag